The nucleotide sequence tGAGTCAATGTCGTGGTAATAAGGGAGAAGATTTGACCAATCCATCACACCGCTTGTGACACTTTAACATGAGGgaggagattaaaaaaaaaaaaaaaatggttttgacttttcttcgtttgtttctttctttatcaaGCTGGTTGTTTCAATTTAGCTTTAAGTGATGCCAATTTGGTggtccaaatctctcttttaatttttgttgttgttgttgaatcctcttttttttttttggggggtttcTGATTTCTTCGTTGATTCATAGTTTCAGACTACTCTCCttgactttcttctttataacaTATATTCTCTCTCGTGTTCGAGGTTCCtttgtcttttgtcttttcACTGTTCTGTGTCGTGAATCCCAAGCTCTATACCTCTGAAATTGGCTTGGCCCACTGTCTTTCCTGGTCTTTTTCTCTTCTgggtaagtcttcttcttcccattccTCAGTTAAAAATCCGATCTTGCTTTAGTTCTGTGGACAGAGATAGAGAGGCGCTTGTACAGTGGTTGACCTAAAGGCCTTTTACTTCGTGACCGATGTATTTCAGAACTAGACGAATAGTCTGAATCTGTTACCTTTCTCCGAAGGCGATTTGCAATGTCTTGAACTATTTCGGACACGGTCCTGTCCTtttttattatgaaaattatgTCTGGAGGATTTTGGTTTCCTTTATGAGTTTTTTGATCTGACCTTACTTTGTCCTTTGTTCTAGGTTATTTACTCTCGCTGGTTTTGGATCAAAGTTTGGAGATTTCTCTTTACACAGTGGCATGTTCTTTCCGATAACTTAGCttgaggtctttgaagaaggaaTTTAGAGTTATGGGGAGTTTTTGCTCCAAGAGCCTTGGAATCAATTTTGGCAGTGAGTATTCAGGTTCAAGTGTAGCTGATGATGGTCGAGAACATGATTCTGGCTACCCACAACCAAATGGGCAGACCAGTTTGATTAGTCCTGGTATGAGGCAAGTTATGGTTAAAGACGTTAAGGAACAAAGCCAATTGAAAGATGTGTTTTCTTTCCGTGAAAGGGAAGCAGAAGATAATTTCTATGATGGGATTCCGACGTATACAATGGCTCCATCACAGAAATTACGGTCTGCAAAATCTACTCAAACCGCAGTTTCCAAGGTTAGTTTTACCGACTACAATCAATAGTTTAAGCATTGTCTCTTAGTAACTGCAAGTGTCTTTTAACTGTAAGAAGTTCTAAAATGTCTTGAGAGTGAGAACAATCCGAAGTTGCTATGTTGTGGCAGGTTACAGAGGCAAGTGTACTTTTAGGCAAAGCAGGATTAGGTAAAGCAAAGGATGTTTTGGATACTCTTGGGAGTAGCATGACTGATCTGAGCAGCGGTGGATTTACTTCTGGAGTTGCAACTAAAGGAAATGAACTTGGAATTTTAGCTTTTGAAGTAGCAAACACAATTGTCAAAAGCTCAAATCTCATTGAATCCCTTTCTAAGAGGAACATCGAGCATTTAAAAGATAATGTCCTTAATTCCGAGGGTGTTCAAAATCTAGTCTCGAATGATTTCAATGAACTCCTCAGACTTGTTGCTGCTGATAAGAGGTGAATGTTCGAGTTTAGACTGctactattgtttttttttcctagcaCTTTTAAGACATTGCAAGATAGTTAACTTGGTGAACTTACAGGCAGGAGCTGCAAGTTTTCTCGGGAGAAGTGGTTCGGTTTGGAAACCGATCCAAAGATATTCAGTGGCATAATTTACAACGCTATTTTGATAGGTAgctttataaataatatttctgcATGAGATAATGTTAATATTTGTGTGTCATATCTTTCTTTCAAGCTGTTGAATCGTTTGGTTTGTTCTCAGGATCAGCAAAGAATTAACCCCTCAAAGGCAGTTAAAGGAAGATGCGGTGTTGGTTGTTGATCAACTGATGGTTCTAGTGCAGTATACTGCTGTGAGTGAATACTTTCTAAAATTAGAAACAGTATATTGACTTGTTCTTGCTACCTCGATCTTCTGTAGTAGCTGTTTACTtctcaaaattatgtgtttgcATATCTCTTTTGATTTAGGAACTATACCAAGAACTCCAAGTTTTGTATCGATTGGAGAAAGACTATGATCAAAAGCGTCGTGAAGAAGAGAACTCAGCTAATAGCAGTAAGGGTGAGTTATCGAAGACTACTTGCCTGCTTTATTAAGTTTGAAACATTGGAAAAATGACAGTGCTCTCTTTTAATGTAGGTGATGGCCTTGCAATCTTAAAAACGGAACTTAAAGCGCAGAGAAAAGTAGTGAAGAGCTTAAAGAAAAAGTCATTGTGGTCCAGAGGTTTTGAAGAGGTGTGTACAGCTTTATCATTTAACATCACCAAATCCTTCAGCTGTATGGTGTTAATGCATTGTTGAAGTCACTTTAAACATTACACTTTACCAACTAAAATTCAGCCATAACTAAACCTATTGTTAGAAAAATCTTTGAAACATAAATAGATTATTAtgatgatgtttttaacttACCCACTCATTTCTTTTTCAGGTGATGGAGAAACTAGTTGATATTGTACATTTCTTGTTGCTAGAGATTCATAATATCTTCGGTGGTGCTGGTATGTAAGTTCTCCTTTTTGTACCTTCACTATGTGCGACTGAGTATGTACCAAAGCTTTTGAATCCAATTTTCTGTCGTCCACTGCTCTATTTTAGGACACACTGTAATTTCTCTTGTGAATTGATCCTCATAATTAAAAGTTTTCACACAAAACCTGATATATAATGTCAAATTCACTTTCTTTGCCCAGATGACCAACCATCGAAGAAAGGTGCTACAGATTATGATAAAAGATTGGGACCTGCTGGTCTTGCTTTACAttatgcaaacataattgtGCAGATTGATACACTTGTGAGTGCACACACGTAGAATTGCTtcatttagtttggtttggtctaTGTGTATTCTCTCAATCATATCGCATGTGATGTTTTGATGGCAATAGGTCGCTCGTGCAAGCTCTATAACTACAAATGCAAGGGATTCTCTATACCAAAGCTTGCCACCTGGTATAAAATTGGCTCTACGTTCCAAGATTAAATCTTTCAATGTTGATAAGGAGGTAATGTCTTCTGATTTACACTCACTGGTGTACAAAACTGAAGAAAGAATGTAGCAGCTCTTTGGCTAGTCACACTGAACACAAGGTGTTATGGTTTCTCATTTGTATGAACAGCTTTCGGTTACACAAATTAAGGACGAGATGGAGAGGACACTACATTGGCTTGTCCCTGTTGCAGGCAACACAACCAAGTAAGAAATCTGACCCTTCTTTCGTCAAGTCAACTTAACATATTCTGCTCTCAGTATAAAATTCTCCTTTTTAATGGCTAAATCGTTGAATGGGTTCATCGCAGAGCGCATCATGGTTTTGGTTGGGTTGGAGAGTGGGCAAATACAGGGTGAGTGATGGAATGAAATGAGACCTGCACCTTCTGTTCACCTgcatttttgtgttctttttttctttctctccaacgGTTTCGTTTTTAATCTTACAGGACTGATTTCACTAGTAAGCCTAGTGGTGGAGATATACTACGTATTGAAACACTCTATCACGCTAGTAAAGAAAAGACAGAGATCTACATTCTTGGACAGATAATTTGGTTACAACATTTGGTTACAAAAGCAAAGAGCGATGCTCGAGGAGTTCCTAGACTTTCTTCTATCAAGTCTCCACTGAATACTGTGAACCAGCAGTTGATATCTGAACCACTAAGTGTCCCATTAGTAACAGTTGAGGAGGAAAAGATGTTACAAGAGgcaagcaaaagaaagagaactcCTTGTGTTAGCAAGAGTCAAGATTTCGATTCTGAATACTCTCGGGCAAGAAAATGTGACCCTCTGAGCAAAAGCAGTGAGTATTTCCGTGGAGTGAGAAGAAGCAAATCAGCTGCAGTGAAAAGGTATTCTTCGGGTTTTCCGCTTCTTGATTTTGTTATCGACAAGGAAAAAGTGTTGGATGTGATCGACCGGGTGGATGTCCCCAGAGATTATAAAGCATTGTTGAAAGAAGGTAGCTTGAGTTTCTAATGGAGTGTTTTTGTGGTCTCAAGTGCTTCTGATGCATACATGTTTGGTTGTATATACGAGCATAAAAGAAGCTTATGAAAGAAGTTGTATTGAGACATCACGTTGTTAGATCAATTGCAATATTTCAATATAGTGATATGTTTTCAAGAAATGGGATGTTATATTTGCTTATGATGGTTAAATGATCGTGAACATCATAACAAGACTTGTGAGACGACGATACTGATATAGAGAAAAAACACAATCTCATACACTGCAATTTGAATCTGCAAGACTTTAATCTTTATTTCAACATGTAATGAAAGCAAAATAGACAAAAATTTGAGTAACAGTGAATGGATCTGTTCAGCATCATCTTGCCAGCTCTCATGGAATTTGAACCAAAGGAAACTATAAGTACGGAACTCAGATTCCGTTTGGTGGGAGAGTCACAGgcattgggtttttttttcgttattgtcagaaaaaagaagagaagtatTAAGCATGAAAGAGCCGAATCATTCCCTTAAGCTGCTGACTCCTTGGAGATCTTCTCTGCCTTTGCAACCACCTCGTCGATGCCACCAACCATGTAAAACGATTGTTCAGGAAGATCATCGTACTTACCGTCGAGTAGACCCTGCAACAATTTACAGTTCATATAAGCTCACATGCCATGAACAATCATGGAGCAAGGAAGGAAGTCGTCATCTGAACTAGAGAATCAATGAAGAATATATTACCTGGAAACTGTTGATGTTTTCCTTAAGATCGACGTATTTTCCAGGGGCACCAGTGAAGATCTCAGCAACGTGGAAAGGCTGACTCAAGAATCTCTGGATCTTACGGGCACGGGCAACAGTCAGCTTGTCATCTTCACTTAGCTCATCCATTCCCAAAATGGCAATAATATCTTGTAAATTCTTGTAGTTCTGTAGCACCTTCTGCACACCACGAGCTGTGTTGTAGTGCTCCTCACCCAAAATGTGAGGTGAGAGCATACGGGATGTTGAATCCAAAGGATCCACAGCAGGATAGATACCAAGCTCAGAAATCTTCACATGAGAAAAATAATAGTACAAGTATATCAGCTTTACGAGCACATCACAGAAATATACTgaaaagaaacatcaaaaagaGACAACTTCACACCTGTCTTGAAAGCACAGTTGTGGCGTCCAAGTGAGCAAAAGTTGTGGCAGGAGCAGGATCTGTCAAATCATCAGCAGGGACATAGATAGCTTGGACTGAGGTGATAGACCCTTTCTTGGTGGTTGTGATTCGCTCTTGAAGAGCACCAAGATCAGAAGCCAGAGTTGGCTGGTAACCCACAGCAGACGGGATACGTCCGAGCAAAGCAGACACTTCAGAGTTGGCCTATACAAGAGAGTATACCGAGTTAAATATACATTCTTTCATGCATATCTGGCACGTAGGTGTTGAGAATAGACACAGCAAATAACAAGGCTTACCTGAGTGAAACGGAAAATGTTGTCGATGAAAAGCAACACATCTTGGCCTTCGGCATCACGGAAATACTCAGCAACAGTCAAACCAGTAAGTCCAACACGGGCACGAGCACCCGGGGGCTCATTCATTTGTCCATACACAAGAGCACATTTGCTTTCAGACTGTTAAGACAGGAAAACAGAGAGAACTaagcaacaaaatcaaaagccaTTTGCACGAAAACTAAAGGTGAAGCTTAATCCAAATCAGATGAAAACCTGCTTCTCGCCTAGCTTGATGACACCACTCTCAATCATTTCTCTGTACAAGTCATTGCCCTCACGGGTTCGTTCTCCCACACCAGCAAACACAGAGAAACCACCTGTTCATAAAAAGACGCACCAATTAATAAATAGAAACGGAGACTAATACGATCAGTACTACTTGTGCTAAACAGACCATGAGCTTTGGCGACATTGTTGATCAGCTCCATAATCAGCACAGTTTTTCCTACACCAGCACCGCCAAAAAGACCAATCTTT is from Camelina sativa cultivar DH55 chromosome 20, Cs, whole genome shotgun sequence and encodes:
- the LOC104769088 gene encoding uncharacterized protein LOC104769088, which translates into the protein MGSFCSKSLGINFGSEYSGSSVADDGREHDSGYPQPNGQTSLISPGMRQVMVKDVKEQSQLKDVFSFREREAEDNFYDGIPTYTMAPSQKLRSAKSTQTAVSKVTEASVLLGKAGLGKAKDVLDTLGSSMTDLSSGGFTSGVATKGNELGILAFEVANTIVKSSNLIESLSKRNIEHLKDNVLNSEGVQNLVSNDFNELLRLVAADKRQELQVFSGEVVRFGNRSKDIQWHNLQRYFDRISKELTPQRQLKEDAVLVVDQLMVLVQYTAELYQELQVLYRLEKDYDQKRREEENSANSSKGDGLAILKTELKAQRKVVKSLKKKSLWSRGFEEVMEKLVDIVHFLLLEIHNIFGGADDQPSKKGATDYDKRLGPAGLALHYANIIVQIDTLVARASSITTNARDSLYQSLPPGIKLALRSKIKSFNVDKELSVTQIKDEMERTLHWLVPVAGNTTKAHHGFGWVGEWANTGTDFTSKPSGGDILRIETLYHASKEKTEIYILGQIIWLQHLVTKAKSDARGVPRLSSIKSPLNTVNQQLISEPLSVPLVTVEEEKMLQEASKRKRTPCVSKSQDFDSEYSRARKCDPLSKSSEYFRGVRRSKSAAVKRYSSGFPLLDFVIDKEKVLDVIDRVDVPRDYKALLKEGSLSF
- the LOC104769089 gene encoding ATP synthase subunit beta-1, mitochondrial is translated as MASRRVLSSLLRSSSGRSAAKLGNRNPRLPSPSPARHAAPCSYLLGRVAEYATASPASSAAPSSAPAKDEGKKTYDYGGKGAIGRVCQVIGAIVDVRFEDQEGLPPIMTSLEVQDHPTRLVLEVSHHLGQNVVRTIAMDGTEGLVRGRKVLNTGAPITVPVGRATLGRIMNVLGEPIDERGEIKTDHYLPIHRDAPALVDLATGQEILATGIKVVDLLAPYQRGGKIGLFGGAGVGKTVLIMELINNVAKAHGGFSVFAGVGERTREGNDLYREMIESGVIKLGEKQSESKCALVYGQMNEPPGARARVGLTGLTVAEYFRDAEGQDVLLFIDNIFRFTQANSEVSALLGRIPSAVGYQPTLASDLGALQERITTTKKGSITSVQAIYVPADDLTDPAPATTFAHLDATTVLSRQISELGIYPAVDPLDSTSRMLSPHILGEEHYNTARGVQKVLQNYKNLQDIIAILGMDELSEDDKLTVARARKIQRFLSQPFHVAEIFTGAPGKYVDLKENINSFQGLLDGKYDDLPEQSFYMVGGIDEVVAKAEKISKESAA